A section of the Paenibacillus yonginensis genome encodes:
- a CDS encoding LacI family DNA-binding transcriptional regulator, producing the protein MATIEDVAKAAGVSKGTVSNVFSKKRPISKEVTEHVMKVAKELNYRPNYWARSLVNKKTRIIGLNMRGEKLKMSHFQYSLLNGVLPVCYERGYRLLLNTLSPNYLNQVEHLASDPVDGEIILDAVIGDSRIEDCLQRNVPIVVIGRPSGEDETRVSYVNNDNISTAAKVTQYLISLGHEQILFINGPENRTVTVDRTAGYMQAFAQQGQSPSEGMIVHQNNMQTMTSLTYSYETALVRLKENPEITAVLTDTESMALGVYKAAAELNLRIPEQLSVLCFGYGGTFAQEFNPPLTGVDLHADKLGTEAILLLLEQLEQSDAGNKLAKRTIIPSDLVVRGSCARQTERLTKKMTK; encoded by the coding sequence GTGGCAACGATTGAGGATGTGGCCAAGGCGGCCGGAGTTTCAAAAGGGACGGTTTCGAATGTATTCAGCAAGAAACGTCCGATAAGCAAGGAAGTAACGGAGCATGTGATGAAGGTGGCAAAGGAGCTGAATTACAGGCCAAATTATTGGGCCCGGAGTCTTGTCAACAAGAAGACCCGGATTATCGGCCTGAATATGCGCGGAGAAAAGCTTAAAATGAGCCACTTTCAGTATTCGCTGCTAAATGGGGTCCTGCCCGTATGTTACGAACGTGGTTACCGGCTGCTGCTTAACACGCTGTCTCCTAATTATTTGAATCAAGTCGAGCATTTGGCCTCAGACCCGGTAGATGGAGAAATTATTTTGGATGCCGTCATTGGAGACAGCCGGATTGAGGATTGTCTGCAGCGTAATGTCCCGATCGTCGTGATCGGGCGTCCATCAGGCGAAGATGAGACCCGCGTGTCATACGTCAACAACGATAACATTAGTACGGCGGCTAAAGTCACCCAGTATTTGATTTCCCTCGGACATGAACAGATTTTGTTTATCAATGGACCCGAGAACCGGACGGTAACCGTGGACAGAACGGCTGGTTACATGCAGGCCTTTGCCCAGCAGGGCCAGAGTCCATCTGAAGGGATGATTGTCCACCAGAACAACATGCAAACGATGACTTCATTAACCTACAGCTATGAAACAGCGCTCGTGCGCCTTAAGGAGAATCCGGAAATTACGGCGGTATTAACGGATACCGAATCGATGGCTCTCGGGGTATACAAGGCGGCAGCTGAACTGAACCTACGTATTCCCGAACAGCTTTCGGTGCTCTGCTTCGGCTATGGCGGGACATTTGCACAGGAATTTAATCCCCCGTTAACCGGGGTCGATCTTCATGCGGACAAGCTTGGGACGGAAGCCATCCTGCTTCTTCTGGAGCAGCTGGAGCAGTCGGATGCCGGGAACAAGCTGGCCAAAAGGACGATTATTCCTTCAGATCTTGTGGTTCGAGGTTCCTGCGCACGCCAAACCGAGAGGTTAACCAAAAAAATGACTAAATGA
- a CDS encoding nitroreductase family protein, translating into MSKILEALKTRRSYYGISNESTISDDQIVDIVQEAVKHTPTSFNSQTSRAVVLLGEHHHKLWDITKEELRKITKSEEAFAATSEKMASFYNGYGTVLFFEDEQVIKGLQEQFAAYADNFPIWANQSNGMLQLVVWSALEEAGLGASLQHYNPLIDEEVKSTWNIPSHWKLIAQMPFGKPTMQPSEKQYQPVEDRVKVFNK; encoded by the coding sequence ATGAGCAAAATTTTAGAAGCTTTGAAAACAAGACGTTCCTATTACGGTATCAGCAATGAATCTACGATCAGCGATGATCAAATTGTAGACATTGTTCAAGAGGCTGTTAAACATACGCCTACTTCTTTTAATTCCCAAACTTCTCGCGCAGTAGTATTGCTTGGCGAGCATCATCATAAGCTGTGGGATATTACCAAAGAAGAGCTGCGGAAGATTACGAAAAGCGAAGAGGCGTTTGCAGCAACCTCCGAAAAAATGGCTTCGTTCTACAACGGTTATGGCACCGTATTGTTCTTTGAAGATGAGCAAGTGATCAAAGGACTGCAGGAGCAGTTTGCGGCTTATGCCGATAACTTCCCTATTTGGGCTAACCAATCCAACGGCATGCTCCAGCTGGTTGTTTGGTCGGCTTTGGAAGAAGCGGGCCTGGGCGCATCTCTGCAGCACTACAATCCGTTGATCGACGAAGAAGTGAAGTCCACTTGGAACATTCCTTCCCATTGGAAGCTGATTGCTCAAATGCCTTTCGGCAAACCAACCATGCAGCCAAGCGAGAAACAATACCAGCCGGTTGAAGACCGCGTTAAAGTGTTTAATAAATAA
- a CDS encoding extracellular solute-binding protein: MNFNIPFKNSSRLSHLAESPVPVHGRQKPKASSRITLLVSLLTLGSMLLSACGSSANQSSGSNSFPANASNANGTASASNGETSSAQAADTKLRILSSNVGGKTPEEMKRFEEEIKRLTGIEVTIEKPASDYDQKVLTALGSGEKYDLIEGSDLGKLNMFIDQGVTTDLTDFVQGSKELSDPTVVPTEEWDQLKGKDGHIYAVFSKFQGGTMPIVRKDWLDKLHLQEPKTLDDYYNVLKAFAERDPDGNGKKDTYGLSTSGLYDIQGFMSAAGLKYRYVMKDGKRTIPYASDAAIPMYEWFAKLTKEGILDPNFVTNDTAKMRNLFLTDRVGMITYWDAWVGMLNNTRQEEDPNTSFQAEAVAGAEGPDGKIMLRRGDPDYWMVPANAEHVEAAEKFLEFWHSEPGIILGSLGIEGEDYTKDNGTYTLTETGKEHGMDHGVPFWYNENVKAPFDKLPGVQAAQDLVKQYATLELSLPEWSDAEKIVTNYALKAMSGSMPAADAVKQMQKELKAANLIDE; encoded by the coding sequence GTGAACTTTAATATTCCTTTTAAAAATTCATCCCGATTATCTCATCTTGCGGAAAGCCCGGTACCTGTACATGGAAGGCAGAAACCGAAAGCGAGTTCCAGAATCACTTTGCTGGTCTCGCTGCTCACCTTGGGTTCCATGCTGCTGTCCGCCTGCGGGTCTTCGGCTAATCAGTCGTCAGGCTCCAACAGCTTCCCCGCCAATGCCTCAAATGCTAATGGCACAGCTTCGGCTTCAAACGGGGAAACGTCCTCTGCTCAGGCAGCAGACACGAAGCTGAGGATTTTATCAAGTAATGTTGGCGGGAAGACGCCTGAGGAAATGAAGCGATTTGAAGAGGAAATCAAACGGTTGACCGGTATTGAGGTCACTATTGAGAAACCGGCCAGCGATTATGATCAGAAGGTGCTGACGGCACTTGGTTCTGGTGAGAAATACGATTTGATCGAAGGCAGTGATCTTGGCAAGCTGAATATGTTTATTGATCAAGGTGTAACTACAGATTTAACCGATTTTGTCCAAGGCTCCAAGGAATTGTCCGATCCAACCGTCGTGCCGACTGAGGAATGGGACCAGTTAAAGGGGAAAGACGGCCACATTTATGCTGTGTTCAGCAAGTTCCAGGGTGGAACGATGCCGATTGTGCGCAAGGACTGGCTGGACAAGCTGCACCTGCAGGAGCCTAAAACGCTGGATGACTATTATAACGTGCTGAAGGCTTTCGCGGAACGAGATCCGGACGGCAACGGCAAAAAAGACACCTACGGTCTGTCCACTTCAGGACTCTATGATATTCAAGGTTTTATGTCTGCTGCGGGCTTGAAATACCGCTATGTTATGAAAGACGGCAAACGGACCATCCCTTACGCTTCGGATGCGGCGATCCCGATGTATGAATGGTTCGCCAAACTTACGAAGGAAGGCATTCTGGACCCTAACTTCGTCACCAATGATACCGCAAAAATGCGCAACCTGTTCCTGACCGACCGTGTCGGCATGATCACTTATTGGGACGCCTGGGTCGGAATGCTGAACAATACGCGCCAAGAAGAGGATCCGAATACGTCCTTTCAGGCTGAAGCCGTTGCCGGAGCGGAAGGACCGGACGGCAAAATCATGCTGAGACGCGGAGATCCGGACTACTGGATGGTTCCGGCTAACGCGGAACACGTGGAAGCCGCCGAGAAATTCCTGGAATTCTGGCATTCGGAGCCGGGCATCATCCTGGGCAGCCTTGGCATCGAAGGTGAAGACTACACGAAAGACAATGGAACTTATACGCTGACTGAAACGGGAAAAGAACATGGCATGGATCATGGGGTTCCGTTCTGGTACAACGAAAACGTTAAAGCCCCGTTCGACAAACTGCCGGGTGTCCAAGCAGCGCAGGATCTGGTCAAACAGTATGCGACCCTCGAATTGTCTCTTCCGGAATGGAGCGATGCTGAGAAGATCGTAACCAATTATGCCCTGAAGGCGATGTCCGGAAGCATGCCGGCTGCTGATGCTGTGAAACAGATGCAGAAAGAGCTTAAAGCAGCTAATCTGATCGACGAGTAG
- a CDS encoding carbohydrate ABC transporter permease, whose amino-acid sequence MGIERFERAGWGSRVFDAINLLFLLLLMLTMIIPFLNVISLSLSSGVASMQPDIILLPKDFSFEGYKIIWTSLDIWRPFVNSVTVTVTGTLLHVLLSSLAGYVLVHPHVPGKKLMITFILITMMIPQEAVLIPLYVVNKDLHLINTLSVLVLSGLVSGFSILLMRNFFLSIPYEIAESAKIDGAGEFWVFGAIYMRLATAGLATVTLFEFVRRWNMFTEPLVFINDSMKYTLQLALKSMIVDTSATSSTYMVTTNVKMAGIIIAILPLIAIYPFVQRFFMKGILLGASKE is encoded by the coding sequence ATGGGCATAGAACGATTTGAACGGGCAGGCTGGGGAAGCCGGGTATTTGATGCCATTAATCTGCTTTTTCTGCTGCTGCTGATGTTAACCATGATCATCCCTTTCCTGAACGTAATTTCCTTATCTTTGTCGTCAGGGGTGGCCTCCATGCAGCCCGACATTATTTTGCTGCCCAAGGACTTCAGCTTTGAGGGTTATAAGATCATCTGGACAAGTCTGGACATCTGGCGGCCGTTTGTGAACAGCGTAACCGTAACGGTGACTGGGACCTTGCTGCATGTCCTTTTGTCCTCGCTGGCCGGATATGTATTGGTGCATCCTCATGTCCCGGGGAAAAAGCTGATGATCACCTTTATCCTGATTACGATGATGATCCCGCAGGAAGCGGTGCTTATTCCTCTATATGTCGTCAATAAGGACCTGCATTTGATCAACACGCTCAGCGTGCTGGTTTTGTCGGGCCTGGTGTCCGGCTTCTCCATCCTTCTGATGCGGAATTTCTTTCTCAGCATTCCTTATGAAATCGCCGAGTCGGCGAAGATTGATGGTGCCGGGGAATTTTGGGTATTTGGCGCCATCTATATGAGGCTGGCAACGGCCGGCTTGGCTACGGTTACACTGTTTGAGTTTGTAAGACGCTGGAATATGTTTACGGAACCGCTAGTTTTCATTAATGACAGCATGAAATATACGCTGCAGCTTGCGCTGAAATCAATGATCGTGGATACAAGCGCCACGTCGAGCACTTATATGGTGACGACCAATGTGAAAATGGCCGGCATCATCATCGCTATTTTGCCTCTGATTGCCATCTATCCTTTTGTGCAAAGGTTTTTCATGAAAGGAATTTTGCTTGGGGCAAGCAAGGAATAG
- a CDS encoding ABC transporter permease subunit, which yields MLKTWRKYGALYLMMIPVICYFLVYGYYPLARGLQISFQDYRLIGNRPYIGFDNYGTVWHDPNFWKSLTNTLVIGGGSLVCGFLAPLIIALSLNEVLKSWFKKTAQMLLYVPHLLSWVVVGGMWIYLLSPDTGLVNLLLQRTLDIPPVHFLAESGWARVVMILVATWKDMGYNCILFLAGIVAINPSLYEAARLDGATRWQQVRYVTLPQIQSTMKVVLLLNTLGLLRIFDQVFILRNNSTAPDVDVLMYYTYQKGILDFHVGVAAAASVLVLIFTLLLTLIVRKLTRFDEV from the coding sequence ATGCTGAAAACTTGGCGTAAATACGGAGCGCTTTATTTGATGATGATCCCTGTCATTTGCTACTTTCTGGTCTACGGATATTATCCGCTGGCCAGGGGGCTGCAAATTAGCTTTCAGGACTATCGTCTGATCGGAAATCGGCCGTATATTGGTTTCGATAATTACGGGACTGTATGGCATGATCCGAACTTCTGGAAATCGTTGACCAATACCCTTGTCATAGGTGGAGGATCGCTCGTTTGCGGATTTCTGGCTCCGCTGATCATTGCCTTATCCCTAAATGAGGTGCTTAAGTCGTGGTTTAAGAAAACGGCGCAAATGCTCTTATACGTCCCCCATTTATTATCCTGGGTAGTCGTCGGAGGCATGTGGATCTATTTGCTTTCGCCGGACACCGGCTTGGTCAACCTTCTGCTGCAGCGGACCCTGGACATCCCGCCCGTGCATTTTCTGGCCGAATCCGGCTGGGCAAGAGTGGTAATGATTCTGGTAGCTACCTGGAAGGATATGGGGTATAACTGTATTTTATTTCTGGCAGGAATCGTAGCCATCAATCCCTCTTTATATGAAGCGGCCAGACTGGACGGTGCCACCAGATGGCAGCAGGTCCGTTATGTCACTTTACCTCAGATTCAAAGCACGATGAAAGTAGTTCTGCTGCTCAATACGCTTGGCCTGCTCCGCATTTTCGATCAGGTGTTTATCCTGCGGAACAATTCGACGGCTCCTGATGTCGACGTGCTCATGTATTACACATACCAGAAGGGCATTCTTGACTTTCATGTCGGAGTGGCTGCGGCAGCCAGTGTGCTGGTTTTGATCTTTACGTTGCTTCTGACTCTGATCGTAAGAAAACTAACCAGATTTGACGAGGTGTAG